The following DNA comes from Candidatus Binatus sp..
GCGGTCCGAAGAAGTTCACCGCGCGCGGGATCCATTGGCGCAGCGCGTCGTTGACCGCGTCGGCGCCGAAGCGCTCGACGGCGTCGCCAAGCTGCCGCGAGGCGAAGATTTCATGATCGGTTTCCTCATCGAGAATTATTTCGGCGGCGCGCGCATGGGGCACATAGCTGGACTGGCGGTAGTTTTCGCCGATCATGATGAGGCCGGTGGTATCGAGGCTGAGCGACGCCATCAGCAGGTCAAGCTCGCCGGCGGCCTTGGCGGCGAAGTAGCTGGGAGCATCGAAGGACGGCGCCTTGAGCACGGAAATCATCGAGCGGTCGGCGGCTTGCTGGGAAACTCCGAGTTCTTCGAGCGCGTCGTAGATAAACCGCGCGTGTTTTTTTTCTTCGGCGAAATTTTTCTCGACGGTGGGACGCAGCGCGGGATTGTCGAGCGCCGCGAGCGCGCGCTGGTAGCCGAGCGCGGTGAGTTTCTCGGCCATCGCGTGCGCGGCGAGCAGCCGCAGCAGCACCTTGGTGTAATGCGGATCGACGCGGCCCTCATTGAGGGCGGCGGCGTCCAGCGATCGCGGCGGGAACTCGCGCCGGATCGGCATCACGTGTTACCTCGTCAGCTCGCGGCGCGCGAGGGCAGAATGACGGTGGCGGAGCCGGGGGTGGTCTTTTCGCCCTTGGCGTTCTCGAGCCAGATTTCGCAATCGACCATGTGATGGCCGCCGTCGGTGTATTTTTTGGAGACCTTGCCGCGCGCGACGACCTTGGCGCCGGGCTGATCCATCCCGCGGTACTGCACGCCGAGCTTGCGCAGCCATCCATGCTCGCCGGCGAAGTCGGTCATCAAATGGCCGAGGAAGGCGTTCTTCAACGCGCCGTGCAGGATCACGCCGGGGAGACCGTTGCCGAGCGCGAAATCCTTGTCGTAGTGGATTTGATAGAAGTCGCCCGAGGCGCCGGCGTACCTGACGAGCTGCTGGGTGGTCGGATTTTTTTCGAGCGGGCCGACTTCAGTGCCGACTTCGACGTCTTCGAAATAAATTTGCTTCGCCATCGTGGGCATCCTCTCGCGCAACTCTAGTAACGGATTCCGGTCGAGCGTTGAATGACGCAGAGCTCGCCGAACTGGTTGGTGTAAGTGGTCTCGACGACAGTGAAGACCATCGGGCCGAGGCGGCCCGCGGCCTCGCGCAAATCGACGAGCTTGGACTGCACGGTGATGCGGTCGCCGGCGCGAATCGGCACGAAGTACTCCCAATCCGAGCCGCCGTCGAGGCCGCGCAAGGTCGGCATGTCGAGCCTGATGTTGGGGATCGGCGCGCCCATCGAGCGGCAGAAGGTGGGCGGCGCGATCACGGCGCCGAAGCGGGTCTTGCGCGCGTCGCGTTCGCTGTTGAAGAGCGGATTAGGATCCTCGATCGCCTCGGCGAAGCGGCGAATCGCGCCGCGCTCGACTTCGTAAGTCCGCGGTTCGGAGACCTTGCCGATTTGCTTGCGAGCTTCGTCGGTAACGTATTTGTTCGCCATCGTCTTTTCAGTGTCCCCTGTTTACGTTTCGGTCCGCTTGAGCCTGTATTACCACAGGCGCGCGCGACTGGTATAACGGCGAGCGCTCTCAGTGCGGTATGATGAAGTTGTCGATAAGAACTCTCTGGAGGATCTCAAGATGGCGAAACTCAGCGCGGAGCAAATCGCAGAGAAGCTGAAGGCGCTTCCCGGATGGGAGTACAAGGACAACGCCATCGGCAAAATGTTCAAGTTCAAAGAATACCTGCACGGCATCGAATTCGTGCAAAAGGTCGCCGAGATCGCCGAGGCCGCCGACCATCATCCCGACATTGCAATCAACTACACGCGGGTCACGTTCTCATGCTCGACGCACGATGCCGGCGGCGTGACCGACAAGGACTTCAAGCTGGCGGACAATATCGAGATCGCGTTTAACGATCGCGACGCGTAGGGCGGCGGCGAACGAAAGCAGTCAGCTCTTGCGCGGGACGAAGTATTGAGTGCCGGCGCCGGCGCGATCGATCTCGCGAATCAGCTCGCCGAGGTCTTCGGGATTGGCGACGAAGTCGAGGTCCGAAGTATCGACGACCAGCAGCGGCGC
Coding sequences within:
- a CDS encoding Phenylacetic acid catabolic protein, giving the protein MPIRREFPPRSLDAAALNEGRVDPHYTKVLLRLLAAHAMAEKLTALGYQRALAALDNPALRPTVEKNFAEEKKHARFIYDALEELGVSQQAADRSMISVLKAPSFDAPSYFAAKAAGELDLLMASLSLDTTGLIMIGENYRQSSYVPHARAAEIILDEETDHEIFASRQLGDAVERFGADAVNDALRQWIPRAVNFFGPPGTGFTYDCIRYGLKSRDNQELAELYVTMLSRRCEQLGLEMPVLTPTYPHRLA
- a CDS encoding MaoC/PaaZ C-terminal domain-containing protein; translated protein: MAKQIYFEDVEVGTEVGPLEKNPTTQQLVRYAGASGDFYQIHYDKDFALGNGLPGVILHGALKNAFLGHLMTDFAGEHGWLRKLGVQYRGMDQPGAKVVARGKVSKKYTDGGHHMVDCEIWLENAKGEKTTPGSATVILPSRAAS
- a CDS encoding MaoC family dehydratase N-terminal domain-containing protein produces the protein MANKYVTDEARKQIGKVSEPRTYEVERGAIRRFAEAIEDPNPLFNSERDARKTRFGAVIAPPTFCRSMGAPIPNIRLDMPTLRGLDGGSDWEYFVPIRAGDRITVQSKLVDLREAAGRLGPMVFTVVETTYTNQFGELCVIQRSTGIRY
- a CDS encoding 4a-hydroxytetrahydrobiopterin dehydratase, yielding MAKLSAEQIAEKLKALPGWEYKDNAIGKMFKFKEYLHGIEFVQKVAEIAEAADHHPDIAINYTRVTFSCSTHDAGGVTDKDFKLADNIEIAFNDRDA